In Patescibacteria group bacterium, the DNA window GTCCGGCCAGTTGTATTTATGCCCCGCCTGCAAATAGTCATAACAAAACTTATTAGCCGCATCCTGCCTACACGCGCCCTTGCATTGGGTATGACTATCGAAATCTTCCCGCATGGCCTTGAGGATGTCCCAATAGCGGCGGCTTTCAAACATATCCTTAAGCCGCGCTTCGTGGACATTACCGAACTTGTATTGCGCAAACCGTTTTTTATTACCGAAAAAATGCCCGCAAGGGAACCAATCCCCGTTGCCTGAAATCTCACTGATAAACGGGATGGATGGACAGCCCTTATATGGCCGCTGCCCTTTCTGTTTAATCGTGTTCCACTTAACGATAATTTTAGTTGCCCGCGTTGACATGGCCTCGCATTGCTTGAGGCAGTCAATAGTTGATGGCGCGTCATAGGCGTTGACATCGAAATACTCCATGCCGCTTTCACCCTTATCCGGCAAGCTGCATTGTTTGATGACAAAGTAATTCACGCCAAGGTCAACGGCTAGTTTAGCTTCGGCTATCATGTCCGCGTCCATCGTGCCGGGGATATAAACCGACTGCATACCTACATCGCAGGACAGGCCGTAATAGGCTTTGACATCTACAAGCTGCCTGATATTGGCTACAACCCTATCGAAGAAATCGCGGCCATGTATCTTCTGATAGCCTTCCCGTGTCCCGGCGCTAATGCAAAACCGCATCCAGGTACACGCCGAAAGAATAGCCTCCGCCTTATCGCGGGTATTTACCATAAGGCCGTTGGTAGATATGGCAAGGTCAAGGTGCGTCTTTTCGCGGGCGATTGCCAAGGCTTCCCACAGGTGCGGGTTGCATGTAGGCTCTCCATCCCCGATAAAGGCGATGGACTTCACACCTATCTCGTTGGCATCAAGGATGGTTTGTATCAACGGCTCACGCTTGATATATACAGGGGCTAACTCCTGATATTTACCATAGCAAAACACACACGCGATATTACAAAACTTTGCTATACCCATGTCAATATGGATTGGCGGGACATGAAGGTTATGGTCAAAGTATGACTCAAGCCATCCCCGGTGATACATCAATTTTGTGCTGTCACTCATGCGAGGGTCATCCATTGGCGGGCCTCCAATTGCGGACTGAATAGGGTAGTAAATCGCGGTCAACCTCTATTGTCTTCTGCCACACCCCGGCGCAGCCCACATAGTAATGATAAGCCGGGCCGGGTATCTTATCCCATACCTCTGCCTGCCATGTCTCAAGGTGAACCAGGGGCGGGGCGTATCTATCGCCCACCCGTGAGGTAGTCATCTTGCGGAATACTTCATCTATATCATCACGGACTAGCGCGAAGTGGTGGACTGTCACCCCGGCCATAAAGCGGCGCGGGTCGGCCCCGTTGCCGCGTATGCCCTGACAGATACACATGGGCCGGGTGAATATCGTAGGCTTAACCTGCGTTCCATAGGTATCATCCACCATGTAAAGCACATCTTTTATATATGTGTGCATGTTACAGGTAAAGGCTTGAACATCTGCGGGCGCGTTAAACAGGTATTCCATTGCCCGTTCCCACGCCATTTCAGTCCATACCTCATCACTATCAATCAGGAGTACCCAATCGGGTTTATAATGGGCCATGACAAACTGCTGGCCTATTCTATACTGTGCCTCTTGGTCCGTGGTGTCATGCTTAAGGACTACAATCTTTTTCAGCGGGTCAGGATAGGCGCGGGCCACGGCCTCTGTATTGTTGCCGTCCTTGCCGTCCCACCCTATATTGGATGAAACGAAAACAATCTTATCCACATGATTATAGACGGAGGCTATCGAAGCCTCTAGGAACTCGCGGCCACGGAAAATCTTATAGAGCGCTACTATGTTCACCCTGCAATTCCTTTTCCCATGCCGTCTTTATCAGCGCAATCTGTCGGGCCTGCTCTTCGTTGCGCCATAAGGTAAGCCCGGCAAGGCTTTCAACCTCTGCCTCGCGGCTATTGATAAACGCTAGGTTCTCATCGGGGTTAGCGCAAAGCATCCCTTGAAGGTGCCTGATAATAACCTCTGGCACTAGCGGGCATATTCCTAGGCCGTCACAAAGTTCCTTAGTATAACTGTCCTGGCCCCTATGCTTAACTGTTCGCGGATACGCAAAGCCTACTAACTGCGCCTGCTTGCGGCTCCATATTTCCATAGACGGGTGCCGCCATGCAAACCAGTTATCATTGAGCCTGTCATCGCCACAGATAAAGCCCCATCCGTTTGACCGCTTCTCAAATTCGTTCAGTAATATCAAGTCCCAATTGGGAGTAATATAGCGAGCGTCATCGGTAATGATTTGGTAATATTCGTAATCGGGATAGCGCTCAAGGCAGGTGTGATTTAAAACTTCTTGCATACACCTATGTTTATCAACCACATAAAGCATGTTGTAGGTTGATGTATAGTGTCCAATCTTAGATAGGTAATCGCCTAGCTTCGGGTCATCGTTATGGAGATAAACAAACATATCTCCATCATCGTCTAGGCCACGGGTTGCATAATATGTATCTAGCATTTGCGGTAATTCGTGTGGGCGGCGAAAGGTAGTGCAAATTGCGAGCAGGCGCTTCATGTAACCCCCTGTTGTATTTAATATAATCTATAATTTATAGATGTAAAGAAATTACTTGACTTATTTTTCGCCATCCCTACACCCCCGCCCTGGTTAAATACGCCTCTGCCCGCGCCCGCAACAATAGCGCCTCCACCTTGCACCGCATCCACCACCGCGCAACCGTGGGCCGGGCGTGATAATGGCGTGATACGCAGCCCCATAGCCAGTTAAGGAAGCGGAGATAGGGGTGGTATATCATGGCCTATTCGCCTTCACACATGCCGCCCGCGTTGCGGCCCTGTCCCATTCCCGGTCACGCTCGCGCCAGCATCCACGGCAGAAATTATCCAACACCTTCTGCCCCCATTGCTCGCAATACCTGAAATCGGCAGGCTCACCCTTGAGACTTGGCGCTATGCCATGCCTGACGCTCGATTGCGCCAATGATGCACGCCGCGCTTGAAATGATTTAATCACCGCCGCCTCCGTATTGATTTCTTTTCTGTTTCAACTAGCTCCATTGCAAATGTTTCGCAAGTAGCACAAGGCTCCATCATCCAACACGAGCAAGCCTTTTCATAAGGGCATTGATACAAATTTGGATTAATATCATTTTTGATATAATTTAATTTAGGTTTCACCTCCGCCTCCATGCTACTTGATGTATGAATATCCCGGCCAGTAATATACACATTACCCGCGCCGTATCGCCCACGCTCCAATAGTCCGCCGCGATGGATATGACGGCGCCCATAAGGGCAAGCTCTAGGGCGGTTACGATGATGCGGATGGCGGTTGTCATGCCCATACCGCCTCCACGCCGCCGCGCCGTGATTGCAGCGGGCTTATTTGATACCCGGACTTTTTAAGCCCTGCGTTTTTCATCGCCACGCCAAACCAGTTTTTACTTACCGGCGCTCCAACAGCCTTAGCCTCCGCGCTTGACCGCACCGCCGACATTGCTATCGGCCTTGGCAGGGACCGGATAAGGTCAATCATCGCCGCCATCCAGCGCCCCTTGTAATCCGCGAAACAATCGAGTTGCGCAGGGTCACGGTTAGGCTTGCGGTTACGGGCTATGATAATCTTTCCATCAGGTGGGACATGGATGGATAGGGCGGTCATTTCACCCTCCATCTCTTCATGTTCTTGTATTTACCAAGCCGATTACAGCATGGACAATTCATGTTTTCATCTAGAGCGCAAAATGATTTTTCGTCAACCGGCCTAGCTCCGCACTCGGCATTACCTAGACAGCCGCAACTTTCACATGGAGGGTCATCAAGAATGGAGTATTGCGGTATCATTTCACCCTCCACGGCCACGCCATCGGGGTCCATAACCCGCAACGAGCAGCCGTATATTGCATGCTACACTCTTTGCCACAGGTAAAGCAGTCCCGCGACTGAACCCCACCACGCTCCGCAATCAATCGCGCAATGGCAAGGAGTGAGCCATGATGAAACTTTGAATAGGCTGACGGGTTAATCCGTGCCTTGGCCGGTATCGACTTATAGCCAAACGCCATCACAATCACCGCCTCAATCGGCATGGCGGCGAGGGCTTCGTGGCTGGTCATGGTGCGGGCGTGGTTCATTGGGTTCCTTTGGTTACAATGGCCCGTTACATGGCCGCCCGTTGCAAAAACTTCCATAGCACAACCTCGTAAATTGTAGCCGGGCGACACCCTCCGCTTTTTTCTTGGAGAACCCATATTCTCGCCCGGCGTTCTAGCGTAAATGTGAATTTTGTAATGGCATCACTTGCGCTTGTTGTACGGGCGGTCTTCCGCCGAACAGTCCGGGCGCTCTTTGCCTTTCTCCAGCTCAATCCCTGGCCACACTGAGGACAATCTTTATTGTTAACTCCACGGTGGGGCGGTTCACTCATGTCTTGTTTGCATGTTGGACATTTCATTTTAACTCCTTGTCTTTTGTCTTGGGGCAGGCTTGCGTACAACGGTCAGCCCAAGGCCGAAGCCGTGCGAAACTTGCCACACATAGTATTGTCGTCAACCTTACATGCCCGGTCACACCTCAAACAAGTTTCGCACGGTTTGGGGCCGTCCTCGGCCCGGCCTTGGGCATGTTGTGTGATCGTTGCCGGGCTTGCGGCGGTCTTAAATACAGGGCAATTTGAAATACAACACGGATAATCAAAGTCTCTTGCCCCACCTTCACCACATTGATCACTTTCGGATGAATCGCTAAAATTGTTAATGCAGTATGCTTTAAATACTTCAAATGATACTTCCATCTTTGCCTTTCCGCCGCGCTATTTGCCCGGCAATGTCACACAACGGTTGCACAAGGCCGAAGCGCGGTACTCCGCGTTTGGGAGAGGGGCCGAACCCCGGCCCCGAACCGGCCTTGTGCTTGTTGGCTGAAGTAAATTTGTGGCGCTCTTTTCTTCAATGAATTTCCGTATCCTAGCTCGCATTGAAAGCGTCCACCCTTTTTCCATCAATTCTTTTAAAAGGCACCGACAAGAGGCCCCGATTATGGGACATGTGTCCTCGCCTCGGGAATTAGGCATTGTCGGCACCCCTGAATTTCTTTGCCAAAGCAATCAAAATCTGATTATAGAGTAGAGCATCTTTTTTCTTGTCAGTCATTCCAAGGGCCATGCCAAGCTGAACGGAATTAAGACCGTCAAGTTCTCTCTGAGCTTTTCTTAGTGTTTCTGTTTTCATTGTTTCCTCCTTACCCTTAATATAATCAATTGTCAGACGATTGTCAATACTTTTCTTTGATTTTCTTTATTTTGTTGACTTTCGTCCGACTATTCCTTATATTTAGGGTATGACAAACAAGAAACCCCACCTGATAACTGACAAAGAGCGGGGCCACCGGCCAGCCCTGAACCCTGGAGAGCCAACCGAGCGCCGTACAATCCGACTTCCGCAATCCCTTGCCCGAATTTGGGACGCGCTTGGCCCGGATAAAATACGCGATTTTCTGAAAAGCCTTGCATCTTAGAGCCCTTGGGCGCGTTTCTTTGTCTTGCGCCACAAATTTATTTCAGCCAACTTGTTGTAACACGAACCTTATTGCGTGATATGCTCCACATGCGCCCCTATTGCGAACCTTTGACACGGCCACGCAATGCAATCGCACTCCCGGTACACATCGGCCCAATCGCAGAATGTCCCGCGTATAACGCGCTGCTTGCACATGCCGTAACCACGGGTCGCGTCAAAGCGTGGATTGATGCGATGCGGGCAGGTCATGGCTTGCATTGGTTCGCTCACGGCAACCCCCTACAATCTCATTTCGTGCCAGTCGATGGCTTTGCCAAAGGCTTCAGCCTTTCGGACTCTGCGGCCATAGTCTGTAACTCGCGCTCCATTCGCGCCCGGCTTCGTTCCACAGCATCGCCCGCCTTGGCCGGAACCCTGGCCGGGTCGTCCTCCGATATCCAACAGGTCATCCGCTGTTGTATCTCTTTTGAGTCCAAGCGTTCTAATTTCTTCGTATTCGGCACACAAACCCCCAATGTAAATTGATACCAGTAGACAGATAATAAGACAGACACATACTGCGGCATATTCAATCCCCGTCATGGCGCAAGTCTCCGGTGAATGAAATCCCCCGGCCTACACCGTGCGGCGCGATGGTCAGGCCGGGTAGATTGAGCCTTGAAGGACCAACCAACAAAAGGTGCCGCAATGAAATCATTACTTGCTACCCTTGATAAACTTCTTATCCAGTTCCTTAACCACCACCTTTTCGCCCGGCTCAATGAAATGCGCGATAGCTGTCTTAGGGTTAGCCAGCACCGCCGTTTTCTTCCATGCCGGGTTAAGCGGCAGTACCGCAAGCTGTTCAGGCGTGAACTCAAGCGCGGCCTTAATCGCCTCGCTGTCAAACCTGTCCTTGTCATCCTTGGCGATATACATCTTAGCCGTATCACTCAGGGATATTTCGCGGATGTTATTCTCACGAAAATACTTGATGATGGCCGCATCGTGCGCGTCCCTGGCCTCGCGTATCTTCTTTGCCGCAACCTCAAGCTGTGCGCGGAACACAAGGATATCAGCCTCAGACTCAACCGATATCTCAGGGACAGGCGTAAGGTCAATCTTGACGATATTCATGTTTAGAATGGGGTAGTAGTGAAGGGGTCTTTGCCTTCATATAGCGCGTCGAGATTGATTGTCAACGGAACATACGCTGCCATGATTTCCTCAGCAACCGGACGCGGAGGCATTGGGTTGATTGCGTATTCTGTATTCATGCCGCTGCCGGTGCGGGTGACCTTGATATCATAATTGAAAGGCGCGCCCCATTCCTTATCTTCAGCGAGGCGCTGGATAGCCTGCTGGATTGTCTGCTGTGTGATTTCAATAATCTGAACCTTGGACGCTCCGTAATTCCAGACAACAAATGCCCAGAAATGTTTGATGGCCTTGGCCGGGTCAATCGAATGTTCGGGCTTAGCGTTCATGTGAAAGCGGACGGGCTTTTTGTTATCCCAATCCAGCCATCCGATGATAGGCTTGGAGAGGATACGAAACTTGTTTTCCCCATCCTGCAAGCGCATGTACTTGCTATCGGTAGGGACTTTGTACTCATCAGGCAGGAAATCATTCATTGTTCAGTCTCCTTTGATTTAGTTAGGTATCCCATCGCCGCTATTATTGGCGATATGTTCGATTTGCTCAGGCTCTGCAGGTGTAGGGGCCGGGGCGGGCGCTGATAACTCCTGCGCCTTTTCCTTGGCCAGCCCATCCATCAACCGGCACACCTCCATAATGGCGTCAATGGCAACCTGGCATGTCTCCGCAGCTTTCGGCCTACCGGTGCGGATGAAATGCGAGGCCAGTTCATCATAACGCATTACTGGGGCCGTGGCCTCATTGCGCACGATGTGGGCCAGGATGCCGTAATCTATGTCAGCCATTGGCTACCCCCTCGCTAGGTATGGTTTTGGCGTTATCCTCAATCCTTGACCCCTTGTAGCGCGTCCCACGGGCAGGGCCGGGGCGCTTCCGGTCAGGATATGGCGTGTTAGGGTCAATCATTGTGACCGTCCCGAAAACATACGGGATGCGGCCCGCCTTGATAAGCTGCCGGACGCGGACCTCGGACACCCCGTTAGCCGCCGCATATTCCTTGATGGTTACCATAGTTTCCTTTCATTTCCTTTTATAAGATAACTTATTATTTGGGAAAGTCAATACCTTTTCTCAATTTATTTTCGGTT includes these proteins:
- a CDS encoding radical SAM protein, with the protein product MSDSTKLMYHRGWLESYFDHNLHVPPIHIDMGIAKFCNIACVFCYGKYQELAPVYIKREPLIQTILDANEIGVKSIAFIGDGEPTCNPHLWEALAIAREKTHLDLAISTNGLMVNTRDKAEAILSACTWMRFCISAGTREGYQKIHGRDFFDRVVANIRQLVDVKAYYGLSCDVGMQSVYIPGTMDADMIAEAKLAVDLGVNYFVIKQCSLPDKGESGMEYFDVNAYDAPSTIDCLKQCEAMSTRATKIIVKWNTIKQKGQRPYKGCPSIPFISEISGNGDWFPCGHFFGNKKRFAQYKFGNVHEARLKDMFESRRYWDILKAMREDFDSHTQCKGACRQDAANKFCYDYLQAGHKYNWPDSVPSDLKGVNFI